A segment of the Ipomoea triloba cultivar NCNSP0323 chromosome 1, ASM357664v1 genome:
ataaacgacgtcggttatttcatattaaccgacgtcgtttattatttttttaattttttttttaaataaacgacgtcggttttttaaaaaaaccgacttcgtttcatttttttattttttttttaaataaacgacgtcggtttttttaaaaaaaccgacgtcttcatattttttttattttttttaaataaacgacgtcggttttgttaaaaaaacgacgtcgtttcttattttttttattttttaaaaataaacgacgtcggttttttttaaaaaccgacgtcgtttatttattttaaaaaataaaaaatacatacggcgtcggtttttacaaccgacgccgtatcatttatatacaacgtcggccagatcaacgtcgatttttaaccgacgttaaaagtgctaaaaaaccgacgttaaagatGTTTTCTATAGTAGTGAGTGcatattttgtgctttaattgtTGTCCTTAGAATGGTCTAATTGCCATAAATTGAACTAAGGACTAATTTTGTGTACTATTGTGTTTGCTAGGCAAAAGGGACCAAGTCAAGggaaaaatactaaagaaaggAGCCAAAATAAGAAGATTGCGGAATTGGTTCTGCTAGTCATGCATGGAACCATGTAGTATTTGACCTCATGACACAAACTCCTGAGACTGGGTTCTATAGATCACGTCACTCGTCAAGAGATAATAACTCTCGTGACAAGGTGAAGCAACACGCTGGTTCTGCCCATCACGCCTGTAGTCACAAAGTGAGGGGGTGTGACGAAGGCTTCTACATTCTGGTTTTGTTTGTCACACCACACATCACGGCGTGATGAGCCTCATGACAGGGGGTGCAAATGCGGCTATAAACAGGGTTTTTGCTCTCATTTGTGGGGAtcgaaatttttatttactttacgTTTTAAAGAGAGAATCCTCCCTAGGGTCACGTTCTTAGAGCAACTTGACACATCGATCTAAGGATTCTAGGGGGATTTCAACTACAATTGATTGAAGATTTCTTTGGAGATTGAAGATTGTTCTTGAAGCTAAGTTTGTTCATTTCAATTAATTGTAGTTTACTTTTGTTTCAAATGCTTCCATTGATTCTTCATTCTAGCTATACAATTGTGACAAAGTGCAGCTATTTTTTAGGGAATTAGGATTAGGTTTACTTGTTAGTATGCTAGAATGTTTTGATTGCAATTAGGATGTGACTCGATGCATTGATTTGAATTCTTGTTGGAAGTGGACTTTTGTATAATGACAGTTGTATTATACAAGAGGTCTAGGAGGCGTGTAGCCACTAAGAGATTAGGACTACACTATAGCCTACTCTACTTGCAATTTCCACTTTGCACCGAGAGGTAGAGCTCGGAAGAAGATATGGACTGATCTAAGTGTCCAATGAAATGGCTCAAGTAGTAGGGTTGCTACGGGAGTAGTTTTCTACTACTTGATAGGCTAAATAGACCACGAGAGTGGCTTGGCAATGGGAACATCTATCTTCCAAGAATTATGATCAATGCATTACACTACTTTCTATACTTAGGGTCATTCTATTGCATACAATCAAGGAACATCTAGTCCTAGTCCTCTCCATTCACTTActtgcttcttcttctcccaaaaggttgaatccccaaccccaagggcCCCCCACGCCCTGGCCTGACAAAGCATCTGggaagatgtaaatcatggtaactcaattgAACACATAGACTAGACCTTTGCTCATTGCGCACAAGAAgcccccctcactttgagaggttgcttcTTTACAAAATTACTTGTTGCTTTACTTTCACTTGTTACTTTGACAATGCTCTTTGTTTAAGTCTTGGGACCTAGCTTTTTACGGTTCTTACGCACTTGTGCTTACGTGCATTGTTCAATTCCCATTCATCATCCTTAGAGAACGACATCCCAAGGAATATTCACCTTTCCAAACCTTCATTCGATCCCACACATACTACAATTATCATAATCAAAAGTGTGATTTAATTTTAGTCTCCGGATTGTTTTAATCGAGTTAGTTGTATTGGTTTATAATTGTCATAGGtaagtaaatatatatcactttttactattccaaattattgtaattttgccTCCTAACCTCCCTCCACTGAAAATGACAATAGGTAGTTAAAATTCGATTACGTATTAGAAATCTCACACTATCGCCTTCGATCGTGACGTTAAATGAAGCGACAAACCAATACGCTAAGCCCTAGgtaataataactatatttaaacaaatgaaTGCATTAAACAAACTTTACCGGCCTAATGAATGTGTTAATCAATTATTGACTAAAAAGGGTTTTTCTTTTCTCGTGCAGTCAATCATGACATAGCAAGTcaagcaaaaataataataataaaaatttgtctACTATACgcaccaaaaaataattttcttgaactaacaaATGCgcattatatattttgataattgCAATATGATTAAAAACATGAAAAGaagaatacaaaaaaaaattctgcaTACATTTGTACTATTCAGCTAGGGACAGGTCCATcctcaaacaaaacaaaacaaaaatggaCACCTTGAAATTCAGCATAGCATTAATTAACAACCCAAATGCCGTTGAAGCAACCTCAGCTACTTTTCACTTCCTCACTCCAAACAAAATATACTAAACTATTGTCATGCTCTTCCTCCTATACGGATTCCATATATATCAGATATGATTCATAATATATAGGAAGacacttgaaatttttaaaagaaagaaatctTAGTTGAAGACAATAATTTAACTATTTGTTGGTTGGAGGTCTGAAAACCTAGTATCTTGTTGCCGATGAACATTGGAAATACAATAGTAGTCACCAAGTAACATTTGAAACGTGATACCAACTGTTATGCAAttataaagaaatgaaattagtTATGAGGGAAATCCGCAACCACTACCTGACGTtgtgcactaggtaaatccCTCATTGTAACCCTAGTCGGCAAAGGACAACAAGGAGGTAACTAGTTTGGgttgaccgactcaaaccaagaaagttaaGATTCGAattcgtgaccttgtggttacaagtttgtaagTTTAGCAATTTTGACTAGGGTTCCATTTAGTGTAGTGTAGTGATGAGAAGCTTAGCTTGATTCTAACAagtttaagattttaaaatatcaCTCACTAAGCAGAGTAGATATGGTGTATTATATCATATGTCATTTATTTTCACACATGTAGTGTAATATATTAATCATTGAAATGAAACCTAGCTAGAGCCAAGCAAGAGTACAAgatatagttattattttcaaaaatggtCATCATGTACCATAAATAAGGCTAAAAGTACACGCATGCATACATACAGTGAGTAATTAAGAAGCCAGTGGAAATGTCTAccacatacaaaattaaattaatataatgcaacCCATCCAGGGCAGCCAGTATAATACAAACTATtatactttcttttttctttttttttttggaattaattcaagaaaaatgtggagacaaagatgaagatgaagaagaagatgcatTGTCTATGGATTTCTCAGTCTCATCCTCAGCTTCCTCTAGCAAGGACAAAGAAGAACAAAAAGATAAAGGAGAGGTGAAGGAATGGGTagtagaagaagatgaagaagaagaagaagaagatagttGACAATGGCTATTAAAAGTATTGATTGAAGATgtggatgatgatgaggaagaagaagggacATTAATGGTGTCAGATTCTTCATTGGCTAAACTCTGATCCATGAAAAGCTCAACCAGCAAGTCCACAAAAGCTCCAACTATATATCCATGGCTGGTTTTTCCGTTGAGTCTCAGATAGCAAGCCAGGAGCTCTTCTAGAAACTTCCAATCGTGCGGAAACCCGCCGCCGTGGGCTTCCACCATCTCCGCCATTGATCTCCTGAAATCCGCAAAAGGGTTCCTGGACGCGATTTCCATCTCCACGCTCTCCTTGAACACAAAACTCTCCCCGCCGCCGCCGGCCACCGTCCGCGGCGGCTCTTCCTCCTCCAACAGCTTCGACGATCTCGCTCCCCCCGGCTCGAAGAACAGCCTCTCCGACGACCTCAAGCGGCGAATCACATTCTCTACACACTCGCCGCCATCGCCAAAACTTTCCGCCGCcgcctgcggcggcggcggcggcggcggaggcggaAACTCACCGCAACAGACGGAACATTCATCAACGAGATACGCCGAGTTCAGAGTCTTTAACATGGCGTTACTGTCGCTATCGGCTCGAAAGGAAAGGGTTTTGGGATTGCCAATAAAGCCGCAGCTCGGCCATGGCGGCCATGCTTCTGAGGTTCTGAACAGAAATGGAAGCTTCATTTTCTTCCccattttttttacctttgatgaagaagaagaagaggagaaatGAATATGGCTTGTTGGGGGGATGGATGGGAGAGAAGCTCTTTTTCTGCACTGTTAAATGTTGCAGTTAATGTTGTAGACAGGGTTGTTGTTCAATTCAATAAAcagatttaattttaaatggatTTATTGC
Coding sequences within it:
- the LOC115999503 gene encoding transcription repressor OFP15-like → MGKKMKLPFLFRTSEAWPPWPSCGFIGNPKTLSFRADSDSNAMLKTLNSAYLVDECSVCCGEFPPPPPPPPPQAAAESFGDGGECVENVIRRLRSSERLFFEPGGARSSKLLEEEEPPRTVAGGGGESFVFKESVEMEIASRNPFADFRRSMAEMVEAHGGGFPHDWKFLEELLACYLRLNGKTSHGYIVGAFVDLLVELFMDQSLANEESDTINVPSSSSSSSTSSINTFNSHCQLSSSSSSSSSSTTHSFTSPLSFCSSLSLLEEAEDETEKSIDNASSSSSSSLSPHFS